A single genomic interval of halophilic archaeon DL31 harbors:
- a CDS encoding CBS domain containing protein (PFAM: Cystathionine beta-synthase, core~KEGG: hla:Hlac_3545 CBS domain containing protein) — translation MDISEILSTKFTEFDTGSPLSKVAGSFENQELDAVVVTDGDEYRGVVSRRQLASSSNQPSAKVGSQAQHVPTVGRTADVREVAQLMIGSDAKTLPVMDDDRLVGVVTADAVLDAVRPYLDAVTVEDAYSAKLISATPKTTIGKALNMLREGRIAHLPVVDAGDLVGMLSVYDVIEFTTRGGTKSQGGSPGSFGGSGRSGGSHGGFGAREGDSDRLLDLPVRDLMSDPVATVRLSAPLDEVVETMFEHGISSLVVTAEGSDDPVGIITKTDVIEALTWERDDRNAVQVFGLDLLEEMDYDDVSGLIESVTSKYGDMSVIKASIDLHEHKEQSRGVPLVLARIRLVTDRGYFTADGEGYGASHALRVAANTIERQVLKGKTYGQSKKHPDAEAQEHLYGWWLGG, via the coding sequence ATGGATATCTCAGAGATTCTATCGACGAAGTTTACCGAGTTCGACACCGGCAGCCCACTTTCGAAGGTTGCGGGGTCATTCGAGAATCAGGAGCTCGATGCCGTTGTCGTCACAGACGGTGACGAGTATCGAGGTGTCGTCAGTCGCCGACAGCTTGCCTCTTCGTCCAATCAGCCCTCGGCGAAAGTCGGCTCGCAGGCACAGCACGTCCCTACGGTCGGCCGGACAGCGGACGTTCGGGAGGTCGCACAGCTCATGATTGGGAGCGACGCCAAAACGCTCCCCGTGATGGATGACGACCGTCTGGTCGGTGTGGTGACTGCAGATGCGGTCCTCGACGCTGTCCGCCCCTATCTCGACGCCGTGACTGTCGAGGACGCGTATTCGGCGAAGCTGATAAGCGCGACCCCCAAAACCACGATCGGGAAAGCGCTCAACATGCTCCGGGAGGGCCGGATTGCACACCTCCCCGTCGTTGATGCGGGCGACCTCGTGGGAATGCTGAGTGTGTACGACGTCATCGAATTCACGACACGGGGCGGCACCAAAAGCCAGGGTGGATCTCCGGGAAGTTTCGGTGGGAGCGGCCGATCAGGCGGAAGCCACGGCGGGTTCGGTGCCCGTGAGGGCGACTCCGACCGCCTGCTCGATCTGCCGGTGCGGGACCTGATGTCCGATCCGGTTGCAACCGTTCGTCTGAGTGCCCCGCTCGACGAAGTCGTCGAAACGATGTTCGAGCACGGGATCTCCTCTCTTGTCGTCACGGCTGAGGGGAGCGACGATCCGGTCGGGATCATCACGAAAACCGACGTCATCGAGGCACTCACCTGGGAGCGTGACGACCGGAACGCTGTACAGGTGTTCGGACTCGACTTGCTGGAGGAGATGGACTACGACGACGTCTCCGGGTTGATCGAGAGCGTGACCTCAAAGTACGGCGACATGAGCGTGATCAAGGCCAGTATCGATCTACACGAACACAAGGAACAATCTCGGGGGGTCCCACTGGTACTGGCACGGATTCGGCTCGTTACTGACCGCGGGTACTTCACCGCCGATGGGGAGGGGTACGGAGCTTCCCACGCACTCCGTGTGGCTGCGAACACAATCGAGCGCCAGGTCCTCAAGGGGAAGACGTATGGGCAGTCGAAAAAGCATCCCGACGCTGAGGCCCAAGAGCACCTGTATGGCTGGTGGCTCGGCGGATGA
- a CDS encoding peptidase M24 (PFAM: Peptidase M24, structural domain~KEGG: cac:CA_C2788 Xaa-Pro aminopeptidase family enzyme) produces MRSARWGLFDDVPSGVQTVVGDFVDRLERVGVGEYAEAIVALAVESQSRSELVSVDGLLDSIRAIKEPKEVDRLRAAAELTDQVMLDIVDGIEAGDTMREVGLEIEHRGRLAGASDVSFSSTAGFCHSGVEPTEEIFNYGPGEELERGTSIAFDVGFVHDGYCSDWGRSVYVGDPPEHIEDAYSALMTSVVETIDAIGAEVQTVSDIFPHIQQVCDREGYGEYLRNRHATGIVGHQIGVEVHENPWLRPENDDELREGMVFCIEPKLWSKGEYYLRVEDMVHVTVDGAESLSQFDRERFVL; encoded by the coding sequence GTGAGGTCCGCGAGATGGGGGCTCTTCGACGACGTTCCGTCGGGCGTCCAGACAGTCGTCGGCGACTTCGTCGACCGGCTGGAGCGCGTCGGCGTCGGAGAGTATGCGGAAGCGATAGTCGCACTCGCAGTAGAGTCCCAGAGTCGCTCGGAGCTCGTCTCGGTTGACGGGCTGCTCGATTCGATACGGGCGATCAAGGAGCCCAAGGAGGTCGATCGGCTCCGGGCCGCCGCGGAGCTCACTGACCAGGTCATGCTGGACATCGTTGACGGAATCGAAGCCGGCGACACCATGCGTGAGGTCGGCTTGGAGATCGAGCACCGGGGGCGGCTGGCGGGCGCGAGCGATGTCAGCTTCTCGAGTACGGCTGGATTCTGCCATTCGGGCGTGGAGCCGACTGAAGAGATATTCAACTACGGCCCCGGTGAGGAGCTGGAGCGCGGAACGAGCATCGCGTTCGACGTCGGGTTCGTCCACGATGGCTACTGTAGCGACTGGGGGCGGAGTGTCTACGTCGGCGATCCGCCCGAGCATATCGAAGACGCCTACTCGGCGTTGATGACCTCGGTTGTCGAGACCATCGACGCCATCGGAGCGGAGGTGCAGACGGTCAGCGACATCTTCCCCCACATCCAGCAGGTGTGCGACCGGGAGGGGTACGGCGAGTATCTGCGGAACAGACACGCCACCGGAATCGTTGGCCATCAAATCGGCGTCGAAGTCCACGAGAACCCCTGGCTGCGGCCCGAGAACGACGACGAACTCCGAGAGGGGATGGTGTTCTGTATCGAGCCCAAGCTGTGGAGCAAGGGCGAGTACTACCTCCGCGTCGAGGACATGGTGCACGTCACAGTAGACGGGGCAGAGAGTCTCAGCCAGTTCGACCGGGAGCGATTCGTGCTCTGA
- a CDS encoding hypothetical protein (KEGG: hla:Hlac_3378 hypothetical protein) has product MQRTIAGIQLSQFEFDKEAGQCRAHYDQTEYTPSSAVIGILAEAMETDPTEFSPLYNSVDPDALDAIFRVGDPHNGDIEISFTHEGHTITVHSYGVIVVALPDHEVMTLPDGAGNLD; this is encoded by the coding sequence ATGCAGAGAACAATTGCCGGTATCCAACTGTCACAGTTTGAATTCGACAAGGAAGCCGGACAGTGTCGAGCTCACTACGACCAGACCGAATACACACCGAGTAGTGCCGTCATCGGCATATTGGCGGAGGCGATGGAGACTGACCCGACCGAGTTTTCACCGCTCTATAATTCCGTCGACCCAGACGCGCTGGATGCCATCTTTCGCGTGGGAGACCCGCACAATGGCGACATTGAAATCAGCTTCACGCACGAGGGCCACACGATTACCGTCCACAGTTACGGGGTAATCGTTGTGGCGCTCCCCGACCACGAGGTGATGACACTACCCGATGGGGCTGGGAATCTTGATTGA
- a CDS encoding transposase, IS605 OrfB family (KEGG: hbo:Hbor_06170 transposase, IS605 orfB family, central region~TIGRFAM: Transposase, IS605 OrfB, C-terminal~PFAM: Transposase, IS605 OrfB, C-terminal), whose translation MLEVHRTHRAKILNHAQVDDSLDRHGWSASKLWNVANYHSREMWDETGEIPDHGDLKNELKGHTKYKGLHSQSSQRVLEELAESFNSWYGKRKSDNRANPPGYRKKNYYDKQGRRVHEEHPRSTVTWKQNGIKHDTKNNRVRLSKGANHKEHPKAWEYILVEYETRPGVTVENLQQVRAVYDKAKGRWELHLVCKNEVETPDAPGNETAGIDLGICNFAAVSYSTEEADLYPGNRLKQDGYYFPKEIAKCDDSGGERATRLHHKWSERRTHFFHSLAKHIVEKCIENDVCRINVGKLAGVREDENGESKSWGRHGNLDLHGWAFDRFTSIVTYKAKVEGIEVVELSERDTSKTCCVCGREDDSQRVERGLYVCEECDAAFNADVNGAENIRLDLNQSNSESPPDLGGDRSTGWLAQPSVYLHDLSRGFQPRAEVVDCKP comes from the coding sequence ATGCTGGAAGTCCACCGTACCCATCGGGCAAAAATCCTCAACCATGCACAGGTAGATGACTCGCTCGACCGACACGGGTGGAGTGCCAGCAAACTCTGGAACGTCGCAAACTACCACTCCCGCGAAATGTGGGACGAAACCGGGGAGATCCCCGACCACGGCGACCTCAAAAACGAGTTGAAAGGTCACACCAAATACAAGGGACTGCACAGTCAGTCCAGTCAGCGCGTTCTGGAGGAGCTCGCTGAATCCTTCAACTCGTGGTACGGTAAGAGGAAGTCCGATAATCGGGCGAATCCACCCGGCTACCGCAAGAAAAACTACTACGACAAACAAGGCCGTCGCGTCCACGAAGAACACCCACGCAGTACGGTGACGTGGAAGCAAAACGGCATCAAACACGACACCAAGAACAATCGAGTCCGCCTCTCGAAGGGTGCGAATCACAAGGAACACCCCAAAGCATGGGAATACATCCTTGTCGAATATGAGACACGCCCCGGCGTCACGGTTGAGAACCTACAACAGGTTCGTGCCGTCTACGACAAGGCGAAAGGTCGGTGGGAACTACACCTCGTCTGCAAAAACGAAGTTGAGACTCCCGACGCTCCCGGTAACGAGACAGCGGGTATCGACCTTGGTATCTGTAACTTCGCGGCTGTCTCGTACAGCACCGAGGAAGCCGACCTATACCCCGGAAACCGTCTGAAACAGGACGGCTACTATTTTCCGAAAGAAATCGCCAAGTGCGACGACTCGGGTGGCGAACGGGCTACTCGGTTGCACCACAAGTGGTCGGAGCGCCGAACCCACTTCTTCCACTCCCTCGCCAAGCACATCGTCGAGAAGTGTATCGAGAACGATGTTTGTCGAATCAACGTTGGCAAGCTCGCTGGTGTCCGAGAGGACGAGAACGGTGAGTCGAAGAGCTGGGGTCGTCACGGCAACCTTGACCTGCACGGGTGGGCGTTCGACCGCTTCACGTCGATTGTCACGTACAAGGCGAAGGTCGAGGGTATCGAAGTCGTAGAACTGTCTGAGAGAGACACCTCAAAGACGTGTTGCGTCTGCGGTAGAGAAGACGATAGTCAGCGTGTTGAGCGTGGGTTGTACGTGTGTGAGGAGTGTGATGCGGCGTTCAACGCTGACGTGAACGGGGCGGAGAACATCCGTCTCGACTTGAACCAAAGTAACTCCGAGTCTCCGCCCGATTTAGGTGGGGATAGGAGTACCGGCTGGTTGGCACAGCCATCAGTCTACCTTCATGACCTCTCCCGAGGATTCCAACCTCGGGCAGAGGTGGTAGACTGCAAACCCTAA